Proteins found in one Labeo rohita strain BAU-BD-2019 chromosome 11, IGBB_LRoh.1.0, whole genome shotgun sequence genomic segment:
- the LOC127172826 gene encoding nascent polypeptide-associated complex subunit alpha, muscle-specific form-like isoform X6: MGDTAVRLLRLSLVLLTLCVSGHIGNVDGFVIRGGHAGYYEAGLLLQDDVKPQSSDLQGQGGGVDPSAAVKDVYSSASYSPQTVSSGSVSMFGSDSAIRSKLQGSLVSSAGSGSLVSGSVAPALGTSVSSESVPQPAQLVSQTLVQSNESVASSSLQLMQTSSQSSGQQPSVKPQKSRFSRVGSKLFSGTRPVQTSSSSFTFKPLQRRNESTIPGSQLVQGSYGSQYESRVQSSSVQPAQGGYQLVAQASIQQSSQASSQHSEQAISQSVDQSSVQPAQAVSQSVDQSSSHQSGQVVSQPAAQPSVEVQAISQSVDQSAQASQLSMAQPSFEHMGQATSQSVDQSSVQQPAQAVSQSGQVVSQSAAQPGVQVQTISQSGDQSSGQQLAQARYQYVAQPSDQKPGLIRYQPVSQLSGLQSAQARYQSVAQPSVQQPAQASFESVPQSSGLQSAQASFQSVPQPSGLQSAQASFQSVPQPSGLQSAQASFQSAPQPSGLQSAQASFQSAPQPSGLQSAQASFQSAPQPSGLQSAQASFQSAPQPSALQSAQASFQSAPQPSGLQSAQASFQSAPQPSGLQSAQTSYQSAQARYQSAAQASGLQSAQASYQPAQACYQSAPQASGLQSAQTSYQSAQTRYQSAARPSIQQPAQTSYQSVPQPSGLQSAQASFQSVSQPSGLQSAPTSYQSAQVGYQSLPQSSGLQSAQASFQSAPQPSGLQSAQASFQSAPQPSGLHSAQASFQSVSQPSGLQSPQASYQSAARPSVQQPAQVGYQSLPQPSGLQSAQTSYQSAQTRYQSAAQPSVQQPAQVGYQSAPQPSGLQSAQASFQSAPQPSGLQSAQTSYQSAQTRYQSAARPSVQQPAQVGYQSAPQPSGLQSAQTSYQSAQTRYQSAARPSVQQPAQVGYQSAPQPSGLQSAQASFQSAPQPSGLQSAQASFQYVPQPSGLQSAQASFQSAPQPSGLQSAQTSYQSAQTRYQSAARPSVQQPAQVGYQSAPQPSGLQSAQASFQYVPQPSGLQSAQASFQSAPQPSGLQSAQASFQSAPQPSGLQSAQASYQPSGQSVSLWPGSQLFSMADHSSSEALSSFGSQPLQQPSNVQLASSYESVLQSAKPDLQDTAPLRSQTTQSKRLSPGMLRLLQQVKS; encoded by the exons TTGATGGTTTTGTCATCAGAGGAGGTCATGCTGGATACTATGAGGCTGGTCTCCTTTTGCAGGATGATGTGAAACCACAAAGTTCTGATTTGCAAGGCCAAGGAGGAGGTGTGGATCCCAGTGCTGCAGTTAAGGATGTATATAGCAGTGCAAGCTATAGTCCTCAAACCGTCTCTTCTGGCTCTGTTTCTATGTTTGGCTCTGACTCTGCCATTAGAAGTAAACTTCAAGGTTCTCTGGTATCTTCAGCTGGTAGTGGCAGTCTTGTTTCTGGTTCTGTGGCACCTGCATTGGGTACAAGTGTGAGCAGTGAGTCTGTACCCCAGCCAGCACAGCTTGTTTCTCAAACGCTTGTGCAATCTAATGAGTCTGTAGCATCTAGTAGTCTTCAACTAATGCAGACCAGCTCCCAGTCCAGTGGCCAACAACCCTCTGTCAAGCCCCAGAAAAGTAGATTTTCACGAGTTGGTTCCAAGCTCTTTTCTGGTACCAGACCAGTCCAGACTTCAAGTTCCAGTTTTACCTTCAAGCCTTTGCAGAGACGAAATGAGTCAACCATACCTGGTTCTCAGTTAGTGCAAGGCAGCTATGGGTCACAATATGAATCCAGAGTTCAATCCAGCAGTGTACAACCAGCACAGGGAGGCTACCAACTTGTGGCCCAGGCCAGCATCCAACAGTCCTCTCAAGCCAGCAGCCAGCACTCTGAACAAGCCATCTCCCAATCTGTGGACCAGTCCAGTGTCCAACCAGCACAAGCTGTTTCACAGTCTGTAGACCAGTCTAGCAGCCACCAGTCAGGACAAGTAGTCTCTCAGCCTGCAGCCCAGCCTAGTGTCGAAGTACAAGCCATCTCTCAATCTGTGGACCAGTCCGCACAAGCTAGCCAGCTCTCTATGGCCCAGCCCAGCTTTGAACATATGGGACAAGCCACTTCACAGTCTGTGGACCAGTCCAGTGTCCAACAGCCAGCACAAGCTGTTTCACAGTCAGGACAAGTAGTCTCCCAATCTGCGGCCCAGCCTGGTGTCCAAGTACAAACCATCTCTCAATCTGGGGACCAGTCCAGTGGCCAGCAGCTGGCACAAGCCAGGTACCAGTATGTAGCCCAGCCTAGTGACCAAAAACCAGGACTGATACGATACCAGCCTGTCTCCCAGCTCAGTGGCCTACAGTCAGCGCAAGCCCGCTATCAGTCCGTGGCCCAGCCCAGTGTCCAACAACCAGCACAAGCAAGCTTTGAGTCTGTGCCCCAGTCTAGTGGCCTGCAGTCAGCACAAGCTAGCTTCCAGTCTGTGCCCCAGCCTAGTGGCTTGCAGTCGGCACAAGCCAGCTTCCAGTCTGTGCCCCAGCCCAGTGGCCTGCAGTCGGCACAAGCCAGCTTCCAGTCTGCGCCCCAGCCCAGTGGCCTGCAGTCGGCACAAGCCAGCTTCCAGTCTGCGCCCCAGCCCAGTGGCCTGCAGTCGGCACAAGCCAGCTTCCAGTCTGCGCCCCAGCCCAGTGGCCTGCAGTCGGCACAAGCCAGCTTCCAGTCTGCGCCCCAGCCCAGTGCCCTACAGTCGGCACAAGCCAGCTTCCAGTCTGCCCCCCAGCCCAGTGGCCTGCAGTCGGCACAAGCCAGCTTCCAGTCTGCGCCCCAGCCTAGTGGCCTGCAGTCAGCACAAACAAGCTACCAATCAGCACAAGCTCGCTACCAGTCTGCAGCCCAGGCTAGTGGCCTGCAGTCAGCACAAGCCAGCTACCAACCGGCACAGGCTTGCTACCAGTCTGCACCCCAGGCTAGTGGTCTGCAGTCAGCACAAACAAGCTACCAATCAGCACAGACTCGCTACCAGTCTGCGGCCCGGCCCAGCATCCAACAACCGGCACAAACCAGCTACCAGTCTGTGCCCCAGCCTAGTGGCCTGCAGTCAGCACAAGCCAGCTTCCAGTCTGTTTCCCAGCCTAGTGGCCTGCAGTCAGCACCAACAAGCTACCAATCAGCACAGGTTGGCTACCAGTCTCTGCCCCAGTCTAGTGGCCTGCAGTCAGCACAAGCCAGCTTCCAGTCTGCGCCCCAGCCCAGTGGCCTGCAGTCAGCACAAGCCAGCTTCCAGTCTGCGCCCCAGCCCAGTGGCCTACACTCAGCACAAGCCAGCTTCCAGTCTGTTTCCCAGCCTAGTGGCCTGCAGTCACCACAAGCAAGCTACCAATCTGCGGCCCGGCCCAGCGTCCAACAACCGGCACAAGTTGGCTACCAGTCTCTGCCCCAGCCTAGTGGCCTGCAGTCAGCACAAACAAGCTACCAATCAGCACAGACTCGCTACCAGTCTGCGGCCCAGCCCAGCGTCCAACAACCGGCACAGGTTGGCTACCAGTCTGCACCCCAGCCTAGTGGCCTGCAGTCAGCACAAGCCAGCTTCCAGTCTGCGCCCCAGCCCAGTGGATTGCAGTCAGCACAAACAAGCTACCAATCGGCACAAACTCGCTACCAGTCTGCGGCCCGGCCCAGCGTCCAACAACCGGCACAAGTTGGCTACCAGTCTGCACCCCAGCCTAGTGGCCTGCAGTCAGCACAAACAAGCTACCAATCGGCACAAACTCGCTACCAATCTGCGGCCCGGCCCAGCGTCCAACAACCGGCACAAGTTGGCTACCAGTCTGCACCCCAGCCTAGTGGCCTGCAGTCAGCACAAGCCAGCTTCCAGTCTGCGCCCCAGCCTAGTGGCCTGCAGTCAGCACAAGCCAGCTTCCAGTATGTGCCCCAGCCTAGTGGCCTACAGTCAGCACAAGCCAGCTTCCAGTCTGCACCCCAGCCTAGTGGCCTGCAGTCAGCACAAACAAGCTACCAATCGGCACAAACTCGCTACCAATCTGCGGCCCGGCCCAGCGTCCAACAACCGGCACAA GTTGGCTACCAGTCTGCACCCCAGCCTAGTGGCCTGCAGTCAGCACAAGCCAGCTTCCAGTATGTGCCCCAGCCTAGTGGCCTACAGTCAGCACAAGCCAGCTTCCAGTCTGCACCCCAGCCCAGTGGCCTGCAGTCAGCACAAGCCAGCTTCCAGTCTGCGCCCCAGCCTAGTGGCCTGCAGTCAGCACAAGCCAGCTACCAGCCTAGTGGCCAATCTGTGTCTCTCTGGCCTGGATCCCAGCTCTTTTCTATGGCAGACCATTCAAGTTCTGAGGCTCTTTCCAGTTTTGGTTCCCAACCCCTGCAGCAACCAAGTAATGTACAACTTGCTTCAAGCTATGAGTCTGTGTTGCAGTCTGCTAAGCCTGACCTTCAAGATACCGCACCATTGCGTTCCCAGACTACTCAAAGCAAGCGCTTGTCACCAGGCATGTTGAGGCTGTTGCAACAAGTGAAGTCGTAG
- the LOC127172826 gene encoding nascent polypeptide-associated complex subunit alpha, muscle-specific form-like isoform X1, giving the protein MGDTAVRLLRLSLVLLTLCVSGHIGNVDGFVIRGGHAGYYEAGLLLQDDVKPQSSDLQGQGGGVDPSAAVKDVYSSASYSPQTVSSGSVSMFGSDSAIRSKLQGSLVSSAGSGSLVSGSVAPALGTSVSSESVPQPAQLVSQTLVQSNESVASSSLQLMQTSSQSSGQQPSVKPQKSRFSRVGSKLFSGTRPVQTSSSSFTFKPLQRRNESTIPGSQLVQGSYGSQYESRVQSSSVQPAQGGYQLVAQASIQQSSQASSQHSEQAISQSVDQSSVQPAQAVSQSVDQSSSHQSGQVVSQPAAQPSVEVQAISQSVDQSAQASQLSMAQPSFEHMGQATSQSVDQSSVQQPAQAVSQSGQVVSQSAAQPGVQVQTISQSGDQSSGQQLAQARYQYVAQPSDQKPGLIRYQPVSQLSGLQSAQARYQSVAQPSVQQPAQASFESVPQSSGLQSAQASFQSVPQPSGLQSAQASFQSVPQPSGLQSAQASFQSAPQPSGLQSAQASFQSAPQPSGLQSAQASFQSAPQPSGLQSAQASFQSAPQPSALQSAQASFQSAPQPSGLQSAQASFQSAPQPSGLQSAQTSYQSAQARYQSAAQASGLQSAQASYQPAQACYQSAPQASGLQSAQTSYQSAQTRYQSAARPSIQQPAQTSYQSVPQPSGLQSAQASFQSVSQPSGLQSAPTSYQSAQVGYQSLPQSSGLQSAQASFQSAPQPSGLQSAQASFQSAPQPSGLHSAQASFQSVSQPSGLQSPQASYQSAARPSVQQPAQVGYQSLPQPSGLQSAQTSYQSAQTRYQSAAQPSVQQPAQVGYQSAPQPSGLQSAQASFQSAPQPSGLQSAQTSYQSAQTRYQSAARPSVQQPAQVGYQSAPQPSGLQSAQTSYQSAQTRYQSAARPSVQQPAQVGYQSAPQPSGLQSAQASFQSAPQPSGLQSAQASFQYVPQPSGLQSAQASFQSAPQPSGLQSAQTSYQSAQTRYQSAARPSVQQPAQVGYQSAPQPSGLQSAQASFQSAPQPSGLQSAQASFQYVPQPSGLQSAQTSFQSAPQPSGLQSAQASFQSAPQPSGLQSAQASFQYVPQPSGLQSAQASFQSAPQPSGLQSAQASFQYVPQPSGLQSAQTSYQSAQTRYQSAARPSVQQPAQVGYQSAPQPSGLQSAQASFQYVPQPSGLQSAQASFQSAPQPSGLQSAQASFQYVPQPSGLQSAQTSYQSAQTRYQSVARPSVQQPAQVGYQSAPQPSGLQSAQASFQYVPQPSGLQSAQASFQSAPQPSGLQSAQASFQSAPQPSGLQSAQASYQPSGQSVSLWPGSQLFSMADHSSSEALSSFGSQPLQQPSNVQLASSYESVLQSAKPDLQDTAPLRSQTTQSKRLSPGMLRLLQQVKS; this is encoded by the coding sequence TTGATGGTTTTGTCATCAGAGGAGGTCATGCTGGATACTATGAGGCTGGTCTCCTTTTGCAGGATGATGTGAAACCACAAAGTTCTGATTTGCAAGGCCAAGGAGGAGGTGTGGATCCCAGTGCTGCAGTTAAGGATGTATATAGCAGTGCAAGCTATAGTCCTCAAACCGTCTCTTCTGGCTCTGTTTCTATGTTTGGCTCTGACTCTGCCATTAGAAGTAAACTTCAAGGTTCTCTGGTATCTTCAGCTGGTAGTGGCAGTCTTGTTTCTGGTTCTGTGGCACCTGCATTGGGTACAAGTGTGAGCAGTGAGTCTGTACCCCAGCCAGCACAGCTTGTTTCTCAAACGCTTGTGCAATCTAATGAGTCTGTAGCATCTAGTAGTCTTCAACTAATGCAGACCAGCTCCCAGTCCAGTGGCCAACAACCCTCTGTCAAGCCCCAGAAAAGTAGATTTTCACGAGTTGGTTCCAAGCTCTTTTCTGGTACCAGACCAGTCCAGACTTCAAGTTCCAGTTTTACCTTCAAGCCTTTGCAGAGACGAAATGAGTCAACCATACCTGGTTCTCAGTTAGTGCAAGGCAGCTATGGGTCACAATATGAATCCAGAGTTCAATCCAGCAGTGTACAACCAGCACAGGGAGGCTACCAACTTGTGGCCCAGGCCAGCATCCAACAGTCCTCTCAAGCCAGCAGCCAGCACTCTGAACAAGCCATCTCCCAATCTGTGGACCAGTCCAGTGTCCAACCAGCACAAGCTGTTTCACAGTCTGTAGACCAGTCTAGCAGCCACCAGTCAGGACAAGTAGTCTCTCAGCCTGCAGCCCAGCCTAGTGTCGAAGTACAAGCCATCTCTCAATCTGTGGACCAGTCCGCACAAGCTAGCCAGCTCTCTATGGCCCAGCCCAGCTTTGAACATATGGGACAAGCCACTTCACAGTCTGTGGACCAGTCCAGTGTCCAACAGCCAGCACAAGCTGTTTCACAGTCAGGACAAGTAGTCTCCCAATCTGCGGCCCAGCCTGGTGTCCAAGTACAAACCATCTCTCAATCTGGGGACCAGTCCAGTGGCCAGCAGCTGGCACAAGCCAGGTACCAGTATGTAGCCCAGCCTAGTGACCAAAAACCAGGACTGATACGATACCAGCCTGTCTCCCAGCTCAGTGGCCTACAGTCAGCGCAAGCCCGCTATCAGTCCGTGGCCCAGCCCAGTGTCCAACAACCAGCACAAGCAAGCTTTGAGTCTGTGCCCCAGTCTAGTGGCCTGCAGTCAGCACAAGCTAGCTTCCAGTCTGTGCCCCAGCCTAGTGGCTTGCAGTCGGCACAAGCCAGCTTCCAGTCTGTGCCCCAGCCCAGTGGCCTGCAGTCGGCACAAGCCAGCTTCCAGTCTGCGCCCCAGCCCAGTGGCCTGCAGTCGGCACAAGCCAGCTTCCAGTCTGCGCCCCAGCCCAGTGGCCTGCAGTCGGCACAAGCCAGCTTCCAGTCTGCGCCCCAGCCCAGTGGCCTGCAGTCGGCACAAGCCAGCTTCCAGTCTGCGCCCCAGCCCAGTGCCCTACAGTCGGCACAAGCCAGCTTCCAGTCTGCCCCCCAGCCCAGTGGCCTGCAGTCGGCACAAGCCAGCTTCCAGTCTGCGCCCCAGCCTAGTGGCCTGCAGTCAGCACAAACAAGCTACCAATCAGCACAAGCTCGCTACCAGTCTGCAGCCCAGGCTAGTGGCCTGCAGTCAGCACAAGCCAGCTACCAACCGGCACAGGCTTGCTACCAGTCTGCACCCCAGGCTAGTGGTCTGCAGTCAGCACAAACAAGCTACCAATCAGCACAGACTCGCTACCAGTCTGCGGCCCGGCCCAGCATCCAACAACCGGCACAAACCAGCTACCAGTCTGTGCCCCAGCCTAGTGGCCTGCAGTCAGCACAAGCCAGCTTCCAGTCTGTTTCCCAGCCTAGTGGCCTGCAGTCAGCACCAACAAGCTACCAATCAGCACAGGTTGGCTACCAGTCTCTGCCCCAGTCTAGTGGCCTGCAGTCAGCACAAGCCAGCTTCCAGTCTGCGCCCCAGCCCAGTGGCCTGCAGTCAGCACAAGCCAGCTTCCAGTCTGCGCCCCAGCCCAGTGGCCTACACTCAGCACAAGCCAGCTTCCAGTCTGTTTCCCAGCCTAGTGGCCTGCAGTCACCACAAGCAAGCTACCAATCTGCGGCCCGGCCCAGCGTCCAACAACCGGCACAAGTTGGCTACCAGTCTCTGCCCCAGCCTAGTGGCCTGCAGTCAGCACAAACAAGCTACCAATCAGCACAGACTCGCTACCAGTCTGCGGCCCAGCCCAGCGTCCAACAACCGGCACAGGTTGGCTACCAGTCTGCACCCCAGCCTAGTGGCCTGCAGTCAGCACAAGCCAGCTTCCAGTCTGCGCCCCAGCCCAGTGGATTGCAGTCAGCACAAACAAGCTACCAATCGGCACAAACTCGCTACCAGTCTGCGGCCCGGCCCAGCGTCCAACAACCGGCACAAGTTGGCTACCAGTCTGCACCCCAGCCTAGTGGCCTGCAGTCAGCACAAACAAGCTACCAATCGGCACAAACTCGCTACCAATCTGCGGCCCGGCCCAGCGTCCAACAACCGGCACAAGTTGGCTACCAGTCTGCACCCCAGCCTAGTGGCCTGCAGTCAGCACAAGCCAGCTTCCAGTCTGCGCCCCAGCCTAGTGGCCTGCAGTCAGCACAAGCCAGCTTCCAGTATGTGCCCCAGCCTAGTGGCCTACAGTCAGCACAAGCCAGCTTCCAGTCTGCACCCCAGCCTAGTGGCCTGCAGTCAGCACAAACAAGCTACCAATCGGCACAAACTCGCTACCAATCTGCGGCCCGGCCCAGCGTCCAACAACCGGCACAAGTTGGCTACCAGTCTGCACCCCAGCCTAGTGGCCTGCAGTCAGCACAAGCCAGCTTCCAGTCTGCGCCCCAGCCTAGTGGCCTGCAGTCAGCACAAGCCAGCTTCCAGTATGTGCCCCAGCCTAGTGGCCTACAGTCAGCACAAACCAGCTTCCAGTCTGCACCCCAGCCTAGTGGCCTGCAGTCAGCACAAGCCAGCTTCCAGTCTGCGCCCCAGCCTAGTGGCCTGCAGTCAGCACAAGCCAGCTTCCAGTATGTGCCCCAGCCTAGTGGCCTACAGTCAGCACAAGCCAGCTTCCAGTCTGCGCCCCAGCCCAGTGGACTGCAGTCAGCACAAGCCAGCTTCCAGTATGTGCCCCAGCCCAGTGGACTGCAGTCAGCACAAACAAGCTACCAATCGGCACAGACTCGCTACCAGTCTGCGGCCCGGCCCAGCGTCCAACAACCGGCACAGGTTGGCTACCAGTCTGCACCCCAGCCTAGTGGCCTGCAGTCAGCACAAGCCAGCTTCCAGTATGTGCCCCAGCCGAGTGGCCTACAGTCAGCACAAGCCAGCTTCCAGTCTGCACCCCAGCCTAGTGGCCTGCAGTCAGCACAAGCCAGCTTCCAGTATGTGCCCCAGCCCAGTGGACTGCAGTCAGCACAAACAAGCTACCAATCGGCACAGACTCGCTACCAGTCTGTGGCCCGGCCCAGCGTCCAACAACCGGCACAGGTTGGCTACCAGTCTGCACCCCAGCCTAGTGGCCTGCAGTCAGCACAAGCCAGCTTCCAGTATGTGCCCCAGCCTAGTGGCCTACAGTCAGCACAAGCCAGCTTCCAGTCTGCACCCCAGCCCAGTGGCCTGCAGTCAGCACAAGCCAGCTTCCAGTCTGCGCCCCAGCCTAGTGGCCTGCAGTCAGCACAAGCCAGCTACCAGCCTAGTGGCCAATCTGTGTCTCTCTGGCCTGGATCCCAGCTCTTTTCTATGGCAGACCATTCAAGTTCTGAGGCTCTTTCCAGTTTTGGTTCCCAACCCCTGCAGCAACCAAGTAATGTACAACTTGCTTCAAGCTATGAGTCTGTGTTGCAGTCTGCTAAGCCTGACCTTCAAGATACCGCACCATTGCGTTCCCAGACTACTCAAAGCAAGCGCTTGTCACCAGGCATGTTGAGGCTGTTGCAACAAGTGAAGTCGTAG